In the Pseudomonas orientalis genome, one interval contains:
- the ctaD gene encoding cytochrome c oxidase subunit I: protein MSTVIDDHGHADHVHGPAKGLMRWVLTTNHKDIGTMYLWFAFTMFLLGGSFAMVIRAELFQPGLQIVEPAFFNQMTTMHGLIMVFGAVMPAFVGLANWMIPLMIGAPDMALPRMNNFSFWLLPAAFLLLVSTLFSPGGGPNFGWTFYAPLSTTYAPESVTFFIFAIHLMGISSIMGAINVVATILNLRAPGMTLMKMPLFVWTWLITAFLLIAVMPVLAGCVTMMLMDIHFGTSFFSASGGGDPVLFQHVFWFFGHPEVYIMILPAFGAVSSIIPTFSRKPLFGYTSMVYATASIAFLSFIVWAHHMFVVGIPLVGELFFMYATLLIAVPTGVKVFNWVSTMWQGSLTFETPMLFAVAFVILFTIGGFSGLMLAIAPADFQYHDTYFVVAHFHYVLVPGAIFGIFASAYYWLPKWTGHMYDETLGKLHFWLSFVGMNMAFFPMHFVGLAGMPRRVPDYNLQFADFNMVSSIGAFMFGATQIFFLFIVIKCIRGGPAAPAKPWDGAEGLEWSVPSPAPYHTFTTPPEVK from the coding sequence ATGAGCACTGTGATCGATGACCATGGTCACGCCGACCACGTCCACGGCCCCGCGAAAGGGCTGATGCGCTGGGTGCTGACCACCAACCACAAGGACATCGGCACGATGTACCTGTGGTTTGCCTTCACCATGTTCCTGCTGGGCGGTTCTTTCGCCATGGTGATTCGCGCCGAGCTGTTCCAGCCCGGCTTGCAGATCGTGGAGCCGGCGTTCTTCAACCAGATGACCACCATGCACGGCCTGATCATGGTATTCGGCGCGGTGATGCCGGCCTTTGTCGGCCTGGCCAACTGGATGATCCCGCTGATGATCGGCGCGCCGGACATGGCCCTGCCGCGCATGAACAACTTCAGCTTCTGGTTGCTGCCGGCGGCGTTCCTGCTGCTGGTGTCGACCCTGTTCAGCCCCGGCGGCGGACCGAATTTCGGCTGGACCTTCTACGCGCCGCTCTCCACCACCTATGCGCCGGAAAGCGTGACGTTCTTCATCTTTGCGATCCACCTGATGGGCATCAGTTCGATCATGGGCGCGATCAACGTGGTCGCCACCATCCTCAACCTGCGCGCACCGGGCATGACCCTGATGAAAATGCCGCTGTTCGTGTGGACCTGGCTGATCACCGCGTTCCTGCTGATTGCGGTAATGCCCGTACTGGCCGGTTGCGTGACCATGATGCTGATGGATATCCACTTCGGCACCAGCTTTTTCAGTGCGTCAGGCGGTGGTGACCCGGTGCTGTTCCAGCATGTGTTCTGGTTCTTCGGGCACCCTGAGGTGTACATCATGATCCTGCCGGCATTCGGGGCCGTCAGCTCGATCATCCCGACCTTTTCGCGCAAGCCGTTGTTTGGCTACACCTCGATGGTCTACGCCACGGCGAGCATTGCGTTCCTGTCGTTCATCGTGTGGGCGCACCACATGTTTGTGGTCGGTATTCCGTTGGTGGGCGAGCTGTTCTTCATGTATGCCACCCTGCTGATTGCGGTGCCTACCGGGGTCAAGGTGTTCAATTGGGTCAGCACCATGTGGCAGGGCTCGCTGACGTTCGAGACGCCAATGTTGTTTGCGGTGGCCTTCGTGATCCTGTTCACCATCGGCGGCTTTTCCGGGCTGATGCTGGCAATTGCGCCGGCGGACTTCCAGTACCACGACACCTACTTCGTGGTGGCGCATTTCCATTACGTGCTGGTACCCGGCGCGATCTTCGGCATCTTCGCTTCGGCCTACTACTGGCTGCCGAAATGGACCGGCCACATGTATGACGAAACCCTGGGCAAGCTGCACTTCTGGCTGTCCTTCGTGGGCATGAACATGGCGTTCTTCCCGATGCACTTCGTGGGCCTGGCCGGCATGCCGCGCCGGGTGCCGGACTACAACCTGCAGTTCGCCGACTTCAACATGGTGTCCTCGATTGGTGCCTTCATGTTCGGCGCCACGCAGATCTTCTTCCTGTTTATCGTGATCAAGTGCATTCGCGGCGGCCCCGCCGCACCGGCCAAGCCGTGGGATGGCGCCGAAGGCCTGGAATGGAGCGTGCCCTCGCCCGCGCCGTACCACACCTTCACCACGCCGCCGGAGGTCAAATGA
- a CDS encoding cytochrome c oxidase assembly protein: MADSVPLKRLVTRLLILVLAMFAFGFALVPIYDVMCKAFGINGKTGGQYEGEQVVDPSRQVRVQFLSTNAIDMVWDFHAKADEVVVNPGAVTEMLFVAYNPTDKPMTAQAVPSISPAEAAMYFHKTECFCFTQQVLQPGERIEMPVRFIVDRAMPRDVKHLTLAYTLFDITARQPPGAARSGG; this comes from the coding sequence ATGGCTGACTCCGTGCCTCTCAAACGCCTGGTCACACGCCTGCTCATTCTGGTGCTGGCCATGTTCGCCTTTGGCTTCGCCCTGGTGCCGATTTACGACGTGATGTGCAAGGCGTTCGGTATCAACGGCAAGACCGGCGGGCAATACGAGGGCGAGCAGGTCGTCGACCCGTCGCGCCAGGTGCGTGTGCAGTTTTTGTCCACCAACGCCATCGATATGGTCTGGGATTTCCATGCCAAGGCCGACGAAGTCGTGGTCAATCCGGGCGCTGTGACCGAGATGCTGTTTGTGGCCTACAACCCCACCGACAAACCGATGACCGCCCAGGCGGTGCCAAGCATTTCCCCGGCCGAAGCGGCGATGTATTTCCACAAGACCGAGTGCTTTTGCTTCACCCAGCAAGTGCTGCAGCCGGGCGAGCGTATCGAGATGCCGGTGCGCTTTATCGTCGATCGCGCGATGCCCAGGGATGTGAAGCACTTGACCCTGGCCTACACGCTGTTCGATATCACCGCACGCCAGCCGCCCGGGGCGGCCCGCAGCGGCGGCTAG
- a CDS encoding cytochrome c oxidase subunit 3, producing the protein MSTHDTYYVPAQSKWPIIATIGLLVTVYGLAVWFNDLKALRPESHGPWIFFVGGLLLAYMLFGWFGAVIKESRAGLYSAQMDRSFRWGMSWFIFSEVMFFIAFFGALFYVRTWSGPWLAGEGPKGIAHMLWPNFEFAWPLLNNPDPKLYPAPKGTISPWGLPLVNTILLVSSSVTITIAHHALRKGHRGALKLWLALTVLLGLAFLGFQAEEYIHAYKELGLTLGSGVYGATFFMLTGFHGAHVTIGTIILFVMLMRILKGHFNAEHQFGFEAASWYWHFVDVVWIGLFFFVYVL; encoded by the coding sequence ATGTCGACTCATGATACGTACTACGTACCGGCGCAAAGCAAATGGCCGATAATTGCCACGATTGGCCTGTTGGTCACCGTGTATGGACTGGCCGTGTGGTTCAACGACCTCAAGGCGCTACGCCCGGAATCCCACGGCCCGTGGATCTTTTTCGTCGGCGGTCTGTTGCTGGCCTACATGCTGTTCGGCTGGTTCGGCGCAGTGATCAAGGAAAGCCGTGCCGGTTTATACAGTGCGCAAATGGACCGTTCGTTCCGGTGGGGCATGAGCTGGTTCATTTTTTCCGAAGTGATGTTCTTCATCGCGTTCTTCGGCGCGCTGTTTTACGTGCGCACCTGGTCGGGGCCATGGTTGGCGGGCGAGGGGCCCAAGGGCATCGCGCATATGCTGTGGCCCAATTTCGAGTTCGCCTGGCCTTTGCTGAACAACCCGGACCCCAAGCTGTACCCGGCGCCCAAAGGCACCATCAGCCCGTGGGGCCTGCCGCTGGTCAACACCATCCTGCTGGTGAGCTCCAGCGTGACCATCACCATTGCCCACCATGCCCTGCGCAAAGGGCATCGCGGCGCGCTGAAGCTCTGGCTGGCGCTGACCGTGCTGCTGGGCCTGGCGTTTCTCGGGTTCCAGGCCGAGGAATACATCCACGCCTATAAAGAGTTGGGCCTGACGCTGGGGTCGGGCGTGTACGGCGCGACGTTTTTCATGCTCACCGGGTTTCACGGCGCCCACGTGACCATCGGCACGATCATTCTGTTTGTGATGCTGATGCGCATCCTTAAGGGGCATTTCAATGCCGAGCACCAGTTCGGTTTCGAGGCGGCCAGTTGGTATTGGCACTTCGTGGATGTGGTGTGGATCGGGCTGTTTTTCTTTGTGTATGTGCTGTGA
- a CDS encoding twin transmembrane helix small protein, whose product MLKAAIALMLIATVASLFSGLFFLVKDAGHSNRLVTALTVRVVLAAITVGLIAWGFFSGQLVSHAPW is encoded by the coding sequence ATGCTCAAAGCCGCCATTGCCCTGATGCTGATCGCGACCGTTGCGAGCCTGTTCAGTGGCTTGTTCTTTCTGGTCAAGGACGCGGGACATTCCAACCGCCTCGTCACTGCCCTGACCGTACGTGTGGTGTTGGCCGCAATCACCGTGGGGCTGATCGCCTGGGGCTTTTTCAGCGGCCAGTTGGTCTCGCATGCGCCGTGGTAG
- a CDS encoding SURF1 family protein, with translation MKSSIASARQRFRPGIAPTLVVLMLLPLMIGLGFWQLSRGHEKQQWVDTYAERRAAEPIGSEQLGTSADPAFRRVHLRGNFDAEHSVLLDNRMRDGKAGVELLQPFHDQASGLWVLLNRGWLPWPDRRTPPAFATPDQPVNLVAWVYVAPGETFQLHVDPATAQWPRLLTALHPAALWAELGRSGFAFELRAEAGPGTYDTTWPVVAMGPEKHLGYAVQWFAMSLALLALYLYLGLHNAKEQRHGSRHESTQPV, from the coding sequence ATGAAATCCAGTATAGCCAGTGCCAGGCAGCGCTTTCGGCCCGGTATCGCGCCGACGTTGGTGGTGCTGATGCTGCTGCCGTTGATGATCGGCCTGGGGTTCTGGCAGCTGTCACGCGGCCATGAAAAACAGCAGTGGGTCGACACCTACGCAGAGCGGCGTGCCGCCGAGCCTATCGGCAGCGAGCAACTTGGAACGAGCGCCGATCCAGCCTTTCGCCGGGTTCATCTGCGCGGCAACTTCGACGCCGAACACAGCGTGTTGCTCGACAACCGTATGCGCGACGGCAAGGCCGGTGTGGAGTTGCTGCAACCCTTTCATGACCAGGCCAGCGGCCTTTGGGTGTTGCTCAATCGCGGCTGGCTGCCCTGGCCCGACCGCCGTACGCCACCGGCGTTCGCCACGCCGGATCAGCCGGTGAACCTGGTGGCCTGGGTGTACGTCGCTCCCGGCGAAACCTTCCAGTTGCATGTCGACCCCGCGACCGCGCAATGGCCGCGCCTATTGACCGCGTTGCATCCCGCCGCCCTCTGGGCCGAGTTGGGCCGCAGCGGGTTCGCGTTTGAACTGCGCGCCGAAGCCGGCCCCGGTACGTACGACACCACCTGGCCTGTGGTCGCCATGGGTCCGGAAAAACACCTGGGGTATGCGGTGCAGTGGTTTGCCATGTCGCTGGCGCTGCTGGCGCTCTACCTCTACCTCGGATTGCACAACGCAAAGGAGCAGCGCCATGGGAGCCGCCATGAATCCACTCAACCTGTCTGA
- a CDS encoding COX15/CtaA family protein, translating into MAKPGFRLALFATLLALIVVLLGAYTRLTHAGLGCPDWPGCYGFISVPQSAAQLAHAELHFPDTPVEADKGWAEMTHRYFAGTLAILIALLAARAWNHRRDPGQPVKLPLFVLIVVCAQAAFGMWTVTLKLWPQVVTGHLLGGFATLSLLFLLTLRLSGVLPALIVPRRLQYWATAGLVLVIGQIALGGWVSSNYAAVACVDLPTCHGQWWPAADFANGFHLTQHIGPNYLGGQLDSDARTAIHLTHRVGAVLVTLVLLGLAWQLRAVGMTRLAGLLLIALAAQVSLGLSNVAFGLPLPVAVAHNAGGAALLLTLVLVNYHARTSLVRVRHPRLIAWRFSPRKQVSGLITLKGDMPWRP; encoded by the coding sequence ATGGCCAAGCCTGGATTTCGCCTCGCGTTGTTTGCCACCTTGCTCGCGCTGATCGTCGTGTTGCTCGGCGCCTATACCCGCCTGACCCATGCCGGCCTCGGGTGCCCGGACTGGCCGGGGTGCTACGGCTTTATCAGCGTGCCGCAAAGTGCAGCCCAACTGGCCCATGCCGAACTGCACTTTCCTGATACGCCCGTGGAGGCCGACAAGGGCTGGGCCGAGATGACCCACCGCTACTTTGCCGGCACCCTCGCCATCCTCATCGCGCTGCTGGCGGCGCGGGCGTGGAACCACCGGCGTGACCCGGGCCAGCCGGTGAAGTTGCCGCTGTTCGTATTGATAGTGGTGTGCGCCCAGGCGGCGTTTGGCATGTGGACGGTGACGCTGAAGCTCTGGCCGCAGGTGGTGACGGGCCACCTGTTGGGCGGCTTTGCCACGTTGAGCCTGCTGTTCCTGCTGACCCTGCGCCTGTCCGGCGTGCTGCCCGCGCTGATCGTGCCCAGGCGCCTGCAATATTGGGCAACGGCGGGGCTGGTGCTGGTGATCGGGCAGATTGCGTTGGGCGGTTGGGTCAGTTCCAACTATGCGGCGGTGGCCTGTGTCGATTTGCCGACGTGTCACGGTCAATGGTGGCCGGCGGCGGACTTCGCCAATGGCTTTCACCTGACCCAGCATATCGGTCCTAATTACCTGGGCGGCCAACTGGACAGCGATGCACGCACGGCCATTCACCTCACTCATCGCGTGGGTGCGGTGCTGGTCACGCTGGTGTTGCTGGGCTTGGCCTGGCAGTTGCGCGCGGTGGGCATGACGCGCCTGGCGGGCCTGCTGTTGATCGCCCTGGCGGCGCAAGTCAGCCTGGGCCTGAGCAATGTGGCGTTCGGCTTGCCGCTGCCGGTAGCAGTGGCGCACAACGCCGGGGGCGCAGCCCTGTTGCTGACCCTGGTGCTGGTCAATTATCACGCGCGCACCAGCCTGGTTCGAGTGCGCCACCCACGTCTGATCGCCTGGCGCTTTAGCCCGCGCAAACAGGTGTCGGGCCTGATAACCCTTAAAGGAGATATGCCATGGCGTCCTTGA
- the cyoE gene encoding heme o synthase, producing the protein MASLIGARHGQALWRDYLELTKPKVVVLMLITSLVGMFLATRAGVPWTALVFGNLGIALCAGAAAAVNHVVDRRIDALMARTHKRPLAEGRVSAVAALVFALVLAVTGLALLLAFTNPLAAWLTLASLLGYAVIYTGFLKRATPQNIVIGGLAGAAPPLLGWVAVTGHISAEPLLLVLIIFAWTPPHFWALAIHRKEEYAKADIPMLPVTHGEHYTKVHILLYTFVLLAVSLMPYVIRMSGLLYLACALLLGGRFLQWAWVLYRGSQPHAAINTFKYSVWYLLLLFIALLVDHYLLLNL; encoded by the coding sequence ATGGCGTCCTTGATCGGCGCGCGTCACGGCCAGGCCCTCTGGCGTGACTATCTGGAGCTGACCAAGCCGAAAGTGGTGGTGCTGATGTTGATCACCTCGCTGGTGGGCATGTTCCTCGCCACCCGCGCCGGGGTGCCGTGGACGGCGCTGGTGTTCGGCAACCTGGGCATTGCCCTGTGTGCGGGTGCGGCGGCGGCGGTCAACCATGTGGTGGATCGGCGTATTGATGCGCTGATGGCGCGCACTCACAAACGGCCACTGGCCGAGGGGCGGGTCTCGGCCGTTGCGGCGCTGGTCTTTGCGTTGGTGCTGGCGGTGACGGGCCTGGCGCTGTTACTGGCGTTCACCAATCCCCTGGCGGCCTGGCTGACCCTGGCTTCGTTGCTGGGCTACGCGGTGATCTATACCGGGTTTCTCAAGCGCGCAACGCCGCAGAACATCGTCATCGGCGGCCTGGCCGGCGCCGCGCCGCCGTTGCTGGGCTGGGTCGCCGTGACCGGGCATATCAGCGCCGAGCCCCTGCTGCTGGTACTGATCATCTTCGCCTGGACGCCGCCGCACTTCTGGGCGCTGGCCATCCATCGCAAGGAGGAGTACGCCAAGGCCGACATCCCGATGCTGCCGGTGACCCATGGCGAGCACTACACCAAGGTGCATATCCTGCTCTACACCTTCGTCCTGCTGGCGGTGAGCCTGATGCCTTATGTCATCCGTATGAGCGGGCTGCTGTACCTGGCGTGCGCGCTGTTACTGGGCGGGCGCTTTCTGCAATGGGCCTGGGTGCTGTACCGTGGCAGCCAGCCGCACGCGGCGATCAACACCTTCAAGTATTCTGTCTGGTACCTGCTGTTGTTGTTTATCGCCCTGCTCGTAGACCACTACCTACTGTTGAACCTATGA
- a CDS encoding SCO family protein — MTRTQKTVFILVALVALIMGLTVNKVLSGKGQGDPTALIDAGIILLPQSRQLPAVSMTNQDGQPVLVNELQGKWSLLFFGYTFCPDICPTTLAQLRQIKSELPKEAVDKLQVILVSVDPNRDTPAQLKQYLGYFDPQFQGLTGANVQDVQKVSNAVSIPFIPADTSKPNYTVDHSGNLALIGPDGTQRGFIRAPLNNQKLVAQLPVLLQRK, encoded by the coding sequence ATGACTCGAACTCAAAAAACTGTCTTCATTCTGGTGGCCCTGGTGGCGTTGATCATGGGCCTGACCGTCAACAAAGTACTCTCGGGCAAAGGCCAGGGCGACCCGACCGCGCTGATCGACGCCGGCATTATCCTGCTGCCGCAAAGCCGCCAGTTGCCTGCTGTGAGCATGACCAACCAGGACGGCCAGCCGGTGCTGGTCAATGAGCTGCAGGGCAAATGGAGCCTGCTGTTCTTCGGCTATACCTTCTGCCCGGACATCTGCCCAACCACCCTCGCCCAACTGCGCCAGATCAAGAGCGAGTTGCCCAAAGAGGCGGTGGATAAGTTGCAGGTGATCCTGGTCAGCGTCGACCCGAACCGCGACACCCCGGCCCAGCTCAAGCAGTACCTGGGCTATTTCGATCCGCAATTTCAGGGGTTGACCGGCGCAAATGTGCAGGATGTACAGAAGGTCTCCAATGCCGTGAGCATTCCCTTCATTCCTGCGGACACCAGCAAGCCGAACTACACCGTCGACCACAGCGGCAACCTGGCGCTGATCGGCCCGGATGGCACCCAGCGCGGGTTTATCCGCGCGCCGTTGAACAACCAGAAGCTGGTGGCGCAGTTGCCAGTGCTGCTGCAGCGTAAATAA
- a CDS encoding MetQ/NlpA family ABC transporter substrate-binding protein yields the protein MKKLLVAFAAVAAFSAHAETLKVAASPVPHAEILEFVKPALAKEGVDLQVKVFTDYVQPNVQVAEKRLDANFFQHQPYLDEFNKAKGTHLVSVGGVHLEPLGAYSSKYKTLADLPDGANVVIPNDATNGGRALLLLANNGLITLKDPTNILSTIKDITGNTKNLKFRELEAATLPRVLTQVDLALINTNYALEAKLDPSKDALVIEGSDSPYVNILVTREDNKDSDAVKKLVAALHTPEVKQFIEDKYKGAIKPAF from the coding sequence ATGAAAAAACTACTGGTTGCTTTCGCCGCCGTTGCCGCGTTTTCGGCCCATGCCGAGACCCTCAAGGTCGCTGCTTCGCCGGTGCCGCACGCGGAAATCCTCGAATTCGTGAAACCTGCGCTGGCCAAAGAAGGCGTGGACCTGCAGGTCAAAGTCTTCACCGATTATGTGCAGCCGAACGTACAGGTGGCTGAAAAGCGCCTGGACGCCAACTTCTTCCAGCACCAGCCGTACCTGGATGAGTTCAACAAGGCCAAGGGCACTCACTTGGTGAGCGTCGGCGGCGTGCACCTGGAACCGCTGGGCGCGTACTCGAGCAAATACAAGACGCTGGCCGACCTGCCTGACGGCGCCAACGTGGTGATCCCGAACGACGCCACCAACGGGGGCCGCGCCCTGTTGCTGCTGGCCAACAATGGCCTGATCACCCTGAAGGACCCGACCAACATCCTGTCGACCATCAAGGACATCACCGGTAACACCAAAAACCTGAAATTCCGCGAACTGGAAGCCGCCACCCTGCCGCGCGTACTGACCCAGGTCGACCTGGCGCTGATCAACACCAACTACGCGCTGGAAGCCAAGCTGGACCCGTCCAAGGACGCCCTGGTGATCGAAGGCAGCGACTCGCCTTACGTCAACATCCTGGTGACCCGCGAAGACAACAAGGATTCGGACGCCGTGAAGAAGCTGGTTGCAGCCCTGCACACGCCTGAAGTGAAGCAATTCATCGAAGACAAGTACAAAGGCGCGATCAAGCCGGCGTTCTGA
- a CDS encoding methionine ABC transporter permease has product MDLFLNFFADIDWSEIWLATGDTMTMLFGSLFFTVVLGLPIGVLLFLTSPRQLFEQKGLYAFLSLIVNILRSLPFIILLIVMIPLTKLITGIYMDEPTSLGVAGAIPPLVIGATPFFARLVETALREVDRGIIEATQSMGASTRQIITNALLPEARPGIFAAITVTAITLVSYTAMAGVVGAGGLGDLAIRFGYQRFQDNVMVVTVVMLVILVQILQTVGDKLVVHFSRK; this is encoded by the coding sequence ATGGACCTGTTCCTGAATTTCTTCGCCGACATCGATTGGTCAGAAATCTGGCTCGCCACCGGCGACACCATGACCATGCTATTCGGTTCGCTGTTCTTCACGGTCGTGCTGGGCCTGCCCATAGGTGTGCTGCTGTTCTTGACCAGCCCACGCCAGCTGTTCGAGCAGAAAGGCTTGTACGCCTTTCTGTCGCTGATCGTAAACATCCTGCGTTCGCTGCCGTTCATCATCCTGCTGATCGTGATGATTCCATTAACCAAACTGATCACTGGCATATACATGGACGAGCCCACCTCGCTGGGCGTTGCGGGCGCGATTCCGCCGCTGGTTATCGGCGCCACACCGTTCTTTGCACGCCTGGTGGAAACCGCCCTGCGTGAAGTGGACCGTGGCATCATCGAGGCCACGCAGTCGATGGGGGCCAGCACGCGCCAGATCATCACCAACGCCTTGCTGCCCGAAGCACGCCCCGGCATTTTTGCGGCAATTACCGTAACGGCGATTACACTGGTTTCCTACACAGCGATGGCCGGCGTGGTCGGTGCCGGTGGCCTGGGCGACCTGGCGATCCGTTTCGGTTACCAGCGTTTCCAAGACAATGTAATGGTAGTCACCGTGGTGATGCTGGTGATCCTGGTGCAAATTCTGCAAACCGTCGGCGACAAGCTGGTGGTGCACTTTTCTCGAAAATAA
- a CDS encoding methionine ABC transporter ATP-binding protein produces MIEFQNVHKTYRVAGKDIPALHPTSLRVENGQVFGLIGHSGAGKSTLLRLINRLEEPSGGQITVDGEEVTALDANGLRRFRQQVGMIFQHFNLLASKTVADNVALPLTLAGELSRKDIDLRVAELLARVGLSDHARKYPAQLSGGQKQRVGIARALATKPKILLCDEATSALDPQTTASVLQLLAEINRELKLTIVLITHEMDVIRRVCDQVAVMDAGVIVEQGSVADVFLHPEHPTTKRFVQEAEQVDEGEQRDDFAHVPGRIVRLTFQGDATYAPLLGTVARETGVDYSILAGRIDRIKDIPYGQLTLAVTGGDMDAAFARFTAADVHMEVLR; encoded by the coding sequence GTGATCGAGTTTCAAAACGTCCATAAAACCTACCGCGTCGCCGGTAAGGATATTCCCGCCCTGCACCCCACCAGCCTGCGCGTCGAAAACGGCCAGGTGTTTGGCCTTATTGGCCACTCGGGTGCGGGAAAAAGTACCCTGCTGCGCCTGATCAACCGCCTCGAAGAACCCAGTGGCGGGCAGATCACGGTGGATGGTGAAGAAGTCACCGCGCTGGATGCCAATGGCCTGCGCCGTTTCCGCCAACAGGTCGGGATGATCTTCCAGCACTTCAACCTGCTGGCGTCCAAGACCGTTGCAGACAACGTGGCGCTGCCGCTGACATTGGCCGGCGAATTGTCGCGCAAGGACATCGACCTGCGCGTGGCTGAACTGCTCGCCCGCGTCGGCCTGTCGGACCACGCCAGGAAGTACCCGGCGCAATTGTCCGGCGGCCAGAAGCAGCGCGTCGGCATCGCCCGCGCCCTGGCCACCAAACCCAAGATCCTGCTGTGCGACGAGGCCACCAGCGCCCTCGACCCGCAGACCACCGCCTCGGTCCTGCAACTGCTGGCCGAGATCAACCGCGAACTCAAGCTGACCATCGTGTTGATCACCCATGAAATGGACGTGATTCGCCGCGTCTGCGACCAGGTGGCCGTGATGGACGCCGGCGTGATTGTCGAGCAGGGCTCGGTGGCCGACGTGTTCCTGCATCCCGAGCATCCGACCACCAAGCGCTTCGTCCAGGAGGCCGAACAGGTCGACGAAGGCGAGCAACGCGACGACTTCGCCCACGTGCCGGGCCGTATCGTACGCCTGACCTTCCAGGGGGACGCGACCTACGCGCCATTGCTGGGCACCGTCGCCCGTGAAACGGGGGTGGACTACAGCATCCTGGCCGGTCGTATCGACCGCATCAAAGACATTCCCTACGGGCAATTGACCCTCGCCGTCACCGGCGGTGACATGGACGCCGCGTTTGCGCGCTTCACCGCCGCCGACGTTCACATGGAGGTGCTGCGCTAA